A portion of the Bacteroides faecium genome contains these proteins:
- the recJ gene encoding single-stranded-DNA-specific exonuclease RecJ, giving the protein MNHKWNYRPITPEQAETSQTLAQELGISPILGQLLVQRGITKATDAKKFFRPQLPDLHDPFLMKDMDIAVERLNKAMGKKERILIYGDYDVDGTTAVALVYKFIQQFYSNLDYYIPDRYNEGYGISKKGVDYAAETGVGLIIVLDCGIKAVEEITYAKEKGIDFIICDHHVPDDILPPAVAILNAKRLDNTYPYTHLSGCGVGFKFMQAFAISNGIEFHHLIPLLDIVAVSIASDIVPIMGENRILAFHGLKQLNSNPSIGMKAIIDVCGLSEKEITVSDIVFKIGPRINASGRIQNGKEAVDLLTEKDFSAALEKAGQINQYNETRKDLDKSMTEEANKIVANLDGLADRRSIVLYNEEWHKGVIGIVASRLTEVYYRPAVVLTRTDDMATGSARSVSGFDVYKAIEHCRDLLENFGGHTYAAGLSMKVENVEAFTKRFEEYVSQHILPEQTSAVIDIDAEIDFRDISPKFFNDLKKFNPYGPDNIKPIFCTHHVYDYGTSKVVGRDQEHIKLELVDNKSNNVMNGIAFGQSSHVRYIKTKRSFDICYTIEENTHKRGEVQLQIEDIRPIE; this is encoded by the coding sequence ATGAATCACAAATGGAATTATCGACCCATTACACCCGAACAGGCAGAGACAAGCCAGACATTGGCCCAGGAATTAGGGATTAGCCCTATACTTGGACAACTTTTGGTACAGCGGGGAATAACGAAGGCAACGGATGCCAAGAAGTTTTTCCGCCCGCAATTGCCCGACCTGCACGACCCGTTCCTGATGAAGGATATGGATATTGCAGTAGAACGTCTGAACAAGGCGATGGGAAAGAAAGAACGTATTCTAATTTATGGAGATTATGACGTAGACGGTACTACTGCCGTAGCACTGGTCTACAAGTTTATTCAACAGTTCTATTCGAACCTTGATTATTACATACCCGACCGCTACAACGAAGGGTATGGCATTTCGAAAAAAGGAGTGGACTATGCTGCCGAAACCGGTGTAGGACTGATTATCGTACTCGACTGCGGAATAAAGGCAGTAGAAGAAATCACGTATGCCAAAGAGAAAGGCATTGATTTTATCATCTGTGACCATCATGTGCCGGATGACATCCTGCCGCCTGCCGTAGCTATCCTGAATGCCAAGCGTCTGGATAATACGTATCCGTACACGCATCTTTCGGGCTGTGGCGTAGGTTTCAAATTCATGCAGGCGTTCGCTATCAGCAACGGTATCGAGTTTCATCACCTGATTCCGTTGCTCGACATCGTAGCGGTAAGTATCGCGTCGGACATCGTTCCGATTATGGGTGAAAACCGTATTCTGGCTTTTCATGGGCTGAAGCAGTTGAACAGTAATCCGAGTATCGGAATGAAAGCCATTATCGACGTATGTGGACTTTCCGAAAAAGAAATCACTGTCAGCGACATTGTGTTCAAAATCGGGCCGCGCATCAATGCGTCGGGACGTATCCAGAACGGAAAAGAAGCGGTGGACTTGTTGACGGAAAAAGACTTCTCGGCTGCGCTTGAGAAAGCCGGACAAATCAATCAGTATAACGAGACACGGAAAGACCTCGATAAAAGCATGACGGAAGAGGCGAACAAAATCGTCGCCAACCTGGACGGGTTAGCCGACCGCCGCTCTATCGTGCTTTATAACGAAGAGTGGCACAAAGGGGTAATTGGTATCGTAGCTTCCCGCCTGACGGAAGTTTACTATCGTCCTGCCGTAGTACTGACCCGGACGGATGATATGGCAACTGGTTCCGCACGCTCTGTTTCCGGTTTCGATGTATACAAGGCGATTGAACATTGCCGCGACCTGCTGGAGAATTTTGGCGGACATACCTATGCTGCCGGATTGTCCATGAAAGTGGAAAACGTGGAAGCTTTCACCAAACGGTTCGAAGAATACGTCTCGCAGCACATCCTACCGGAGCAGACTAGTGCCGTTATTGATATTGACGCCGAGATTGACTTCAGGGATATTTCTCCCAAGTTCTTCAATGACTTGAAAAAGTTTAATCCGTACGGCCCCGATAACATAAAGCCCATCTTCTGTACGCACCATGTCTATGATTATGGGACAAGTAAAGTGGTGGGACGCGACCAGGAACATATCAAACTGGAACTGGTTGACAATAAATCGAACAATGTGATGAATGGTATCGCATTCGGGCAAAGTTCGCACGTACGATATATCAAGACCAAACGTTCGTTCGATATCTGCTACACCATTGAAGAGAATACCCACAAACGTGGTGAAGTGCAACTTCAAATCGAAGATATAAGACCGATTGAATAA
- a CDS encoding pyridoxal phosphate-dependent aminotransferase has product MQKENQTYKIAPAHRLASVSEYYFSKKLKEVAQMNAEGKDVISLGIGSPDMPPSEKTIETLCNNAHDPNGHGYQPYVGIPELRKGFAAWYQRWYGVELNPNTEIQPLIGSKEGILHVTLAFVNPGEQVLVPNPGYPTYTSLSKILGAEVINYDLKEEDGWMPDFEALENMDLSRVKLMWTNYPNMPTGANATPELYERLVDFARRKNIVIVNDNPYSFILNEKPISILSVPGAKECCIEFNSMSKSHNMPGWRIGMLASNAEFVQWILKVKSNIDSGMFRAMQLAAATALEAEADWYEGNNENYRNRRHLAGEIMRTLGCTYDEKQVGMFLWGKIPASCKDVEELTEKVLHEARVFITPGFIFGSNGARYIRISLCCKDAKLAEALERIKRL; this is encoded by the coding sequence ATGCAGAAGGAAAATCAAACGTATAAAATCGCTCCTGCCCACAGACTGGCAAGTGTAAGCGAATACTACTTCTCAAAGAAGCTGAAAGAGGTAGCACAGATGAATGCGGAAGGAAAAGACGTTATCAGTCTGGGTATCGGCAGTCCCGATATGCCGCCTTCGGAAAAGACCATCGAAACATTGTGCAACAATGCCCACGACCCGAACGGACACGGTTATCAGCCGTATGTGGGTATCCCCGAACTCCGCAAAGGTTTCGCTGCCTGGTATCAACGCTGGTACGGAGTGGAACTGAATCCGAATACGGAGATACAGCCATTGATTGGCTCGAAAGAGGGTATTCTTCATGTCACACTGGCTTTTGTCAATCCGGGCGAACAGGTATTGGTTCCGAATCCGGGGTACCCTACTTATACTTCCTTGAGCAAGATACTCGGTGCGGAAGTCATCAATTATGATTTGAAAGAGGAAGACGGCTGGATGCCCGACTTTGAAGCACTGGAGAATATGGATTTAAGCCGCGTGAAATTGATGTGGACGAACTATCCGAATATGCCGACAGGCGCAAACGCAACCCCCGAACTGTATGAACGTCTCGTTGACTTTGCCCGCCGGAAGAATATTGTGATTGTGAATGATAATCCGTACAGCTTTATCCTGAACGAAAAGCCGATCAGTATTCTGAGTGTGCCGGGAGCTAAAGAATGTTGCATCGAATTCAATTCCATGAGCAAGAGCCACAATATGCCGGGCTGGCGTATCGGAATGTTAGCATCGAACGCTGAATTTGTACAATGGATACTGAAAGTAAAAAGCAACATCGACAGCGGAATGTTCCGTGCCATGCAACTGGCGGCCGCAACAGCTCTGGAAGCAGAAGCAGACTGGTATGAAGGCAATAACGAAAACTACCGTAACCGCCGCCACCTCGCCGGTGAGATTATGAGAACATTGGGATGCACCTACGACGAAAAGCAAGTAGGAATGTTCCTTTGGGGGAAAATTCCCGCATCTTGCAAGGATGTAGAGGAACTGACGGAAAAAGTGCTGCATGAAGCTAGAGTGTTCATCACACCGGGATTTATCTTCGGCAGTAACGGAGCGAGATATATCCGTATCTCCCTCTGTTGCAAGGATGCAAAACTAGCGGAAGCACTGGAAAGAATCAAAAGACTCTGA
- a CDS encoding FecR family protein, with the protein MDVRLLNKYIAGDVLPEEKKEVIRWMKESEEHREQLMQLHRIYNATLWNGNVDGQNTKNTERKKPVMRYLWTSMKIAAVVAMLAFIIHKEYQDYRLEHSTDVQTVTVPAGQRANLLLADGTTVWLNSNSTLKYPANGFHSTNRKVILEGEGYFEVAHDEKHPFIVETQKYDIRVLGTTFNVSAYPNSDMFETSLIEGKVTVYQPDTQNEIVLKPHEKVEARDGKLYKETFTSDNDFLWRMGIYSFKNEPLATVFKKLEQYYEVQIINNNKEIASRPCTGKFRQKEGIEHVMKVLQKYVKFNYMQDDEKNQIIIY; encoded by the coding sequence ATGGACGTAAGACTACTTAATAAATATATTGCCGGTGACGTACTTCCCGAAGAAAAGAAGGAAGTGATACGCTGGATGAAGGAGAGCGAAGAACATCGTGAACAACTGATGCAGTTGCATCGCATTTATAACGCAACTCTTTGGAACGGAAATGTTGACGGACAGAATACGAAGAATACGGAAAGGAAGAAACCTGTAATGCGGTATCTCTGGACGTCGATGAAGATAGCCGCGGTAGTTGCCATGCTTGCTTTTATCATCCATAAGGAATATCAGGACTACCGGTTGGAACATTCTACCGATGTGCAGACAGTGACCGTTCCGGCAGGACAGCGTGCCAATCTGTTATTGGCTGACGGGACAACAGTTTGGTTGAACTCCAACTCCACATTGAAATATCCCGCCAACGGCTTCCACTCTACAAACAGAAAGGTGATTTTGGAAGGAGAAGGATACTTTGAAGTGGCGCACGACGAGAAACACCCTTTCATTGTTGAAACGCAGAAATATGATATCCGGGTATTGGGAACCACCTTCAACGTATCCGCCTATCCGAATTCCGATATGTTCGAAACGTCTCTGATAGAAGGAAAAGTAACCGTCTACCAGCCGGATACGCAAAACGAAATAGTGCTGAAACCGCATGAGAAAGTAGAAGCGAGAGACGGTAAACTTTATAAAGAGACATTCACTTCGGACAACGACTTCCTCTGGCGGATGGGAATCTATTCCTTCAAGAACGAACCTTTGGCAACGGTATTCAAGAAATTGGAGCAATATTATGAAGTGCAGATTATCAACAATAATAAAGAGATAGCTTCCCGTCCGTGTACAGGTAAGTTCCGGCAGAAAGAAGGTATCGAACACGTGATGAAGGTATTGCAGAAGTACGTTAAATTTAACTATATGCAGGATGATGAGAAGAATCAGATTATCATCTATTGA
- a CDS encoding bifunctional 3-deoxy-7-phosphoheptulonate synthase/chorismate mutase type II gives MELESILLPGIEAKRPIVIAGPCSAETEEQVMDTAKQLAAKGQKIFRAGIWKPRTKPGGFEGIGVEGLAWLKEVKKETGMYVSTEVATAKHVYECLKAGIDILWVGARTTANPFAVQEIADALKGVDIPVLVKNPVNPDLELWIGALERINNAGLKRLGAIHRGFSSYDKKIYRNLPQWHIPIELRRRIPELPIFCDPSHIGGKRELVAPLCQQAMDLNFDGLIVESHCNPDCAWSDASQQVTPDVLDYILNLLVIRTETQSTESLSLLRKQIDECDDNIIQELAKRMRVAREIGTFKKEHNITILQAGRYNEILEKRGMQGEQCGMDAEFMKKIFEAIHEESVRQQMEIINK, from the coding sequence ATGGAACTCGAATCAATTTTATTACCGGGCATTGAAGCTAAAAGACCGATTGTCATTGCCGGCCCATGTAGTGCAGAGACTGAAGAACAAGTGATGGATACAGCCAAGCAATTGGCAGCTAAAGGACAAAAGATATTCCGTGCAGGAATCTGGAAACCGCGTACCAAGCCGGGTGGTTTCGAAGGAATCGGCGTAGAGGGTCTTGCCTGGCTGAAAGAGGTGAAGAAAGAAACGGGAATGTATGTTTCTACCGAAGTGGCAACAGCCAAGCACGTTTACGAATGTCTGAAGGCCGGAATTGATATTCTTTGGGTAGGTGCACGTACCACCGCCAATCCTTTCGCCGTACAGGAAATCGCTGACGCACTGAAAGGTGTTGACATCCCTGTATTGGTTAAGAATCCTGTTAATCCGGATCTTGAACTATGGATTGGAGCTTTGGAACGTATCAACAACGCAGGTTTGAAACGATTGGGTGCTATCCACCGCGGTTTCAGCAGCTACGATAAGAAGATTTACCGTAATCTTCCTCAATGGCATATTCCTATCGAACTACGCCGCCGTATCCCCGAACTGCCCATTTTCTGTGACCCGAGCCATATCGGCGGCAAACGTGAACTGGTAGCTCCGCTTTGCCAGCAAGCAATGGACTTGAACTTCGACGGTCTGATTGTAGAAAGCCACTGCAACCCGGATTGTGCTTGGAGCGATGCTTCGCAACAGGTTACTCCCGATGTACTCGACTATATCCTCAATTTGCTGGTTATCCGTACCGAAACTCAATCTACAGAAAGCCTGAGCCTGTTGCGTAAACAGATTGACGAATGTGACGACAATATCATCCAGGAACTTGCCAAGAGAATGCGTGTCGCCCGCGAAATCGGAACATTCAAGAAAGAGCACAACATCACTATACTACAAGCCGGACGCTACAATGAAATTCTCGAGAAACGCGGAATGCAGGGAGAGCAATGTGGTATGGATGCAGAGTTTATGAAGAAAATCTTCGAAGCTATCCACGAAGAATCTGTTCGTCAGCAGATGGAAATTATCAATAAGTGA
- a CDS encoding prephenate dehydratase, which yields MKKIAIQGTLGSYHDIAAHKYFEGEEIELICCASFEDVFTSIRKDSQVIGMLAIENTIAGSLLHNNELLRQSGTQIIGEYKLRISHSFVCLPDESWEDLTEVNSHPIALMQCRDFLNQHPQLKVVEGEDTARSAEAIKNGNLKGHAAICSKAAAERYGMKVLQEGIETNKHNFTRFLVVADPWQVDELRQHHANATNKASMVFTLPHTEGSLSQVLSILSFYNINLTKIQSLPIIGREWEYQFYVDVAFNDYLRYKQSIAAITPLTKELKLLGEYAEGKSNV from the coding sequence ATGAAAAAGATAGCAATTCAAGGAACACTCGGCTCATATCATGATATCGCCGCACACAAGTACTTCGAGGGAGAAGAAATAGAGTTAATCTGTTGTGCCAGCTTCGAAGACGTGTTTACTTCGATACGTAAGGACAGCCAGGTTATCGGAATGCTAGCCATCGAGAATACGATTGCAGGCAGCTTGCTGCACAACAATGAGTTGCTGAGACAAAGCGGTACGCAGATTATCGGTGAATACAAACTGCGTATCTCGCACAGCTTCGTCTGCCTGCCCGATGAAAGTTGGGAAGACCTGACGGAAGTCAACTCCCACCCTATCGCTTTGATGCAGTGCCGTGATTTTCTGAATCAGCATCCGCAACTGAAAGTGGTGGAAGGTGAAGACACGGCACGCAGCGCAGAAGCTATCAAGAACGGAAATCTGAAAGGACACGCCGCTATCTGCTCCAAAGCGGCTGCCGAACGCTATGGAATGAAAGTCCTGCAAGAAGGCATCGAAACAAATAAGCATAACTTCACCCGTTTTCTAGTCGTTGCAGACCCTTGGCAGGTGGACGAGCTTCGCCAGCATCATGCCAACGCAACCAACAAGGCGAGTATGGTATTCACTCTACCGCATACGGAAGGCAGTTTGTCACAAGTATTGTCTATCCTGTCTTTTTATAATATCAACCTGACCAAGATACAATCGCTGCCGATTATCGGACGTGAATGGGAATACCAGTTTTACGTAGACGTAGCTTTCAACGATTATCTGAGATATAAGCAATCCATTGCAGCAATCACTCCATTAACCAAAGAACTTAAATTATTAGGCGAATATGCAGAAGGAAAATCAAACGTATAA
- a CDS encoding RNA polymerase sigma-70 factor, translating to MTFDNIYSEYYQRCFLFAKSYLHDEMLSKDIASEAMITLWTTMKTEEVDNVRAFLMTVVKNQSLNHLRNEHLRMEARENILNDELYELDFRISSLDACNPTDIFSEEINRIVNQTLNELPEKTRKAFVMSRYENKSVKEIADSLDITVKGADYHIGKALKALRVNLKDYLYILFFI from the coding sequence ATGACATTTGATAATATCTATTCAGAGTATTATCAACGTTGCTTCCTATTCGCCAAATCCTACCTCCATGATGAAATGCTGTCGAAAGATATAGCTTCCGAGGCGATGATTACTTTATGGACTACGATGAAGACGGAAGAAGTGGATAATGTCCGTGCTTTCTTGATGACCGTAGTAAAGAACCAGTCGTTGAATCATCTGCGGAATGAGCACTTGCGGATGGAAGCTCGTGAGAATATCCTGAATGACGAACTCTATGAGCTTGACTTCCGCATCTCTTCTTTGGACGCCTGCAATCCGACGGATATTTTCTCGGAAGAGATAAACCGGATTGTCAACCAAACCCTGAACGAATTGCCGGAAAAGACTAGAAAGGCATTTGTGATGAGCCGGTACGAAAATAAATCGGTAAAGGAGATTGCCGACTCACTTGACATCACCGTTAAGGGAGCAGACTACCATATAGGCAAAGCGTTGAAAGCCCTGCGGGTGAATTTGAAGGACTATTTGTATATCCTGTTTTTCATCTGA
- a CDS encoding RecQ family ATP-dependent DNA helicase: MNKYQEILRQYWGYDSFRDLQEEIITSIGEGKDTLGLMPTGGGKSITFQVPALAQEGLCIVITPLIALMKDQVHNLRKRGIKALAVYSGMTRQEIITALENCIFGNYKFLYISPERLDTEIFRIKLRSMKVSMITVDESHCISQWGYDFRPAYLKIAEIRELLPSVPVLALTATATPEVVKDIQARLNFHEGNVFRMSFERKNLAYIVRKTDNKTKELLHILQRMPGSAIIYVRNRRRTKEITELLVNEDITADFYHAGLDNAVKDLRQKRWQNGEVRVMVATNAFGMGIDKPDVRIVLHLDLPDSPEAYFQEAGRAGRDGEKAYAVILYSKSDKTTLHKRIVDTFPDKEYILNVYEHLQYYYQMAMGDGFQCVREFNIEEFCRKFKYFPVPVDSALKILTQAGYLEYTDEQDNASRILFTLRRDELYKLREMGPETEALIQTILRSYTGVFTDYAYISEASLSIRTGLTREQIYNILVTLTKRRIVDYIPHKKTPYIIYTRERQELRFVHIPPSVYEERKVRYEARIKAMEEYVTSDNVCRSQMLLRYFGEKNEHNCGQCDVCLSRHATDSLSEDSFEELKRKIIELLTQNPLSPVEIANQIAAEKEEVAEVIHHLLEEGALKMQDGIIHISK, translated from the coding sequence TTGAATAAGTATCAGGAGATATTAAGACAATACTGGGGATATGACTCTTTCCGCGATTTGCAGGAAGAGATCATTACCAGTATCGGTGAAGGCAAAGATACACTGGGACTGATGCCGACCGGTGGCGGCAAGTCCATCACATTTCAGGTTCCTGCCCTCGCACAAGAGGGACTTTGCATCGTCATTACTCCTCTCATCGCCTTGATGAAGGACCAGGTGCATAACCTGCGCAAACGCGGTATCAAGGCTCTTGCCGTATATTCCGGTATGACACGGCAGGAGATTATTACCGCACTTGAGAACTGTATCTTCGGCAATTACAAATTCCTCTATATTTCTCCGGAACGTCTGGATACGGAAATATTCCGCATCAAACTCCGTTCCATGAAAGTCTCCATGATTACAGTAGACGAAAGTCACTGTATCTCACAATGGGGATATGATTTCCGTCCTGCTTACTTGAAGATAGCGGAAATACGGGAACTTTTGCCGAGTGTTCCGGTACTGGCACTTACCGCGACCGCCACCCCGGAAGTAGTAAAAGACATTCAAGCCCGCCTGAATTTCCATGAAGGGAATGTTTTCCGCATGAGCTTCGAGCGGAAGAACCTGGCGTACATCGTCCGCAAGACGGATAACAAGACAAAAGAATTATTGCATATCTTACAAAGGATGCCGGGCAGTGCCATTATTTATGTACGCAACAGGCGACGGACTAAAGAAATCACCGAACTATTGGTAAACGAAGACATTACCGCCGATTTCTATCATGCGGGACTTGATAATGCCGTAAAAGACCTGCGGCAAAAGCGTTGGCAAAATGGTGAGGTTCGCGTAATGGTGGCGACAAACGCCTTCGGAATGGGTATTGACAAGCCGGATGTCCGAATTGTACTGCATCTCGATCTTCCCGATTCGCCCGAAGCCTATTTTCAGGAAGCCGGACGTGCGGGAAGAGACGGGGAAAAGGCTTACGCTGTCATCTTATATTCCAAATCGGATAAAACAACACTACATAAGCGGATAGTGGATACTTTTCCCGACAAAGAATATATCCTCAATGTCTACGAACATTTGCAGTATTACTATCAGATGGCGATGGGAGACGGATTCCAGTGTGTCCGCGAATTCAATATCGAAGAGTTTTGCCGGAAGTTCAAATATTTTCCGGTGCCGGTGGACAGTGCACTGAAAATACTGACTCAGGCCGGTTATCTGGAATATACAGACGAGCAGGACAATGCTTCGCGTATCCTGTTTACGCTTCGCCGGGATGAGTTGTACAAGTTGCGCGAAATGGGACCGGAAACGGAAGCACTGATACAGACTATTCTCCGTTCGTACACAGGAGTGTTCACGGATTATGCTTATATCAGCGAAGCATCCCTGTCCATACGTACCGGGTTGACACGCGAGCAAATCTACAACATACTGGTGACGCTGACCAAACGCCGTATCGTGGATTATATTCCTCACAAAAAGACACCTTATATTATATATACGCGCGAACGGCAGGAACTCCGTTTCGTACATATCCCGCCTTCGGTTTATGAAGAGCGCAAAGTCCGCTATGAAGCGCGCATCAAGGCAATGGAAGAGTATGTCACTTCAGACAATGTATGCCGCAGCCAGATGTTGCTCCGCTATTTCGGAGAGAAGAACGAACATAACTGCGGACAGTGTGATGTCTGCCTCAGCCGTCACGCAACAGATTCTCTATCCGAAGATTCTTTCGAGGAACTGAAACGGAAAATCATAGAGCTGCTTACTCAGAATCCGCTATCTCCAGTAGAGATAGCCAATCAAATAGCGGCGGAAAAAGAGGAAGTGGCGGAAGTCATCCATCATTTATTGGAAGAAGGTGCATTGAAGATGCAGGACGGAATAATACATATTTCAAAATAA
- a CDS encoding tetratricopeptide repeat protein, with the protein MPNFFKSFFSGKSETPESEKQKNDQKRFEIFKYDGLRAQRMGRPDYAVKCFTEALAIEEEFETMGYLSQLYIQMGDTAKARELLEKMAAMEPHITNTFLTLANVCFVQEDYQAMEEAANKAIAIEEGNAVAHYLLGKARQGQNDDLMTIAHLTKAITLKDDFVEARLLRAEALLKLRQYNEMMEDIDAVLAQNPEEETAILLRGKVKEANGQAEEAEADYQLVTEINPFNEQAYLYLGQLYINQKKLTEAIALFDEAIELNPNFAEAYKERGRAKLLNGDKDGSVEDMKKSLELNPKEEAGLNGEFKNLGAKTEALPGIF; encoded by the coding sequence ATGCCGAACTTTTTTAAATCTTTCTTCTCCGGAAAGTCTGAAACTCCGGAAAGCGAAAAGCAAAAAAACGACCAGAAAAGATTCGAGATTTTCAAATATGACGGTCTGCGTGCACAACGCATGGGACGTCCGGATTATGCCGTAAAATGTTTCACTGAAGCTCTTGCCATCGAGGAAGAGTTCGAAACAATGGGATATCTCAGCCAACTCTACATCCAAATGGGAGACACGGCAAAAGCACGCGAACTGTTGGAGAAAATGGCTGCAATGGAACCGCACATCACCAACACTTTCCTGACATTGGCAAATGTATGCTTTGTTCAGGAAGATTATCAAGCGATGGAAGAGGCTGCCAATAAGGCGATTGCCATCGAAGAAGGAAATGCCGTAGCACATTATCTGTTGGGAAAAGCCCGTCAGGGACAGAATGACGACCTGATGACCATCGCCCATCTCACGAAAGCCATCACTCTGAAGGATGATTTCGTTGAAGCCCGCCTGCTGCGTGCAGAAGCTCTCCTAAAGCTGAGACAGTACAACGAAATGATGGAAGACATAGACGCTGTACTTGCCCAAAACCCGGAAGAAGAAACTGCCATACTCCTGCGTGGAAAAGTGAAAGAAGCGAACGGACAGGCCGAAGAAGCGGAAGCGGACTATCAGCTTGTTACGGAAATAAACCCTTTCAACGAACAGGCATATCTTTATCTGGGCCAACTTTATATCAACCAGAAGAAACTGACGGAAGCCATCGCCCTGTTTGATGAGGCTATCGAACTGAATCCTAATTTCGCCGAAGCCTACAAGGAGCGCGGACGTGCCAAACTGTTGAATGGAGATAAAGACGGCTCTGTGGAAGACATGAAGAAGTCTTTGGAACTGAATCCGAAAGAGGAGGCCGGGCTGAACGGAGAATTCAAGAACCTTGGAGCGAAGACGGAAGCACTGCCGGGTATCTTCTAA